Genomic segment of Globicephala melas chromosome 7, mGloMel1.2, whole genome shotgun sequence:
tttttttttccggtacgcgggcctctcactgttgtggcctctcccgttgcagagcacaggctacggatgcgcaggctcagcggccatggctcacgggcctagccgctccgcggcatgtgggatcttcccagaccggggcacaaacccgtgtcccttgcatcagcaggcagactctcaaccactgcgtcaccagggaagcccaagaacactttttttaatgaagtcgcagtttacaattttttcttttatgttccatgttttgttaatttatctaaaaaatctttattagatTACAAATAAactgttttctttaagaaattttatcatttttagttGAATATTTAGGTAGGCttttcattttgagttcattttttcttcatgGCATGAGAAAAGGGAGAATGCTCAATCTTTATGCATACAGATTAAATTTAATTGCTTTGGCATCTTTGTCAGAAACAAATTGACCCTATATATGTGGCCTATTTCTGGATGTTCCATTTTGTTACATTGATGTATATTATCTTTTCACTAATACCAAACAGTTTTGATTTTGTAGCTTTATTCTCAAAATTAGGTGGAATAAgtcttccagatttttctttttattcaaaatcatttttgaaTCAGCTTGTCGACTTGTATGATTGGAATTGTATTTAATGCATAGTTGAAATGGGAGGCGTTACTATCTTAAAAATACTAAGTGTTTCAGTCCATGAGTATTGAATATTTCTCCACCTAGtagtcttttattttctatcattAACGATATGTAATTTACATTGTTGAGAAATAGTGCATCTTTTGTTAGActtttcatgaatattttattttgtgtatagtgaatggaaatttaaatattttatttttttaattgttgccaCTAGTTAACAAAAGTACAACTGATTTtggtattttaatcttttatccTTGAATTTTGCCGtattaattcataaatattagtagttttcttgtggattccatggaattttctatttaaacAATCATACTATCTGCAAAAGGTTTACTTCTTACTTTCCTGGCTttatcttttattgatttttttttgccttattgcaATGGCTAGGGCCTTCAGAACAATGTTGAACAGGAATGTTGAAAGTGGGAATCATTACCCTTTTCCTGATTACACAGGGTAAATATTCAGGTTTCCTTCATTATTGAAAATCTaggctgtagatttttttttagattcatttgATCAGATTGAGgaaatttcctattttttaacAGCCTTGTTgagttatcatttatatgtatgcTGCATGTATTTAAtgtgtacagtttgatgaattGGGACATATGCAAACACCTTTGATACACCTttgataccatcaccacaatcaaggtaatataCATAGCAGTACCTTCCagagttttcttgtttatttatttattgtgatgAGATATTAACATGcgatctaccctcttaaatttttaagagCGCAATACTGTATTGTAAACTATATGTACTATGTTGCGCAGCATATattctagaatttattcatccaGTGTAACTGAAATTTTATGCCCATTAAATAACAATTCCCCATTTTCtccatccccccagcccctggcaaacactgtTGTATTCTTTGCTTTTGAGAatttgactctgtgtgtgtgtgtcgtatCAATATAagacacctctctctctctttttttttttttttttaccaagcaTGAACAACTGTCTCAatcttatttaacatttttaaatgactatacAACTTTCTATAATACACAATacaaaaaaaagtgcaaaatatTTACCATAAGCATGTGGTTATGAAAGTGAATACCCACAGCGGTTGCATCATCAACCCAACTAAGCACTTTTACTCATTTAAAGAAGCCACAGCGTTTTTTGAAAGTTTGTTGGACGTTAACAGCTGCTCTACATCTTCTCCCACTACCGTCTTCAGAACTGGTTCATATTGCTTAGCACATAACCACTAGGGGTTAAGAAGGTGGTAAAAAACACCACGAGGGCAATAGCCACCTCTACGGTCGACACGGGGTGCTGGCGGGGAGGCTCCGAGTGGGCCAGGCGCTGACCAGGCTGCAGGACCAGCAGGGTCACGTGGCAGctgggaagtaggcagagaaCCGGCAGGCGTGGCATGACTCGGCTGAGGCATAGCAAGGCGAAGATGCGAGGCGAGGTGAGGTGAAGCGAAGTGATGCGAGGCGAGTTTTTTTGACATAAGATCTGAGATCTGTAGTTAGCAAACTGGAGATGCAGGAGAGCCAGCTAGTGGTGTAAGTTCCAGACTGAGCTTGAATGCAGGAGAATACTGATGTCCCAGCTTGAAGACAGTCAAGCAGTTAGAAATAAGTTTTCTTATTCAGTCTTTTAGTCTATTCATTCCTTCAATGGGTTGGTTGAGCCCCATTCACATTGGGGAGGACAGTCTGCTTTACTTGCTTTTAtgaattcaaatgttaatctcatctagaaacaccctcacagacccaCAAatatgtttgaccaaatatctggccacCCCGTGGGcaccagtcaagttgacataaaaCTAACCACATCAGGAGCTCAGATGATTGATTTGAGGCAGTTGCTTCTTCATACCTGCAAGGGAATCACAGTGTTGATATTTTAATAGATTGCTTTACAtagtgaagaaaatgtttcaatgcatgattttattttctttgctaagGAGCCCTATCTGTCCTTACAGCTAAATGAGTAGAAGAGCACTGATTGTTGTTAGAGAAGTATCCTTTATTATTAGCATGGTTTACTTAAACTCTTTCCCAATGCAAGACAACTGGGATTAGCTAGTTTAACTAGATTGCTAGATTTTCAATGTATGAGCTCTAGTAATAATTCCTAACTAGTACAATTGCAGTTGTATATACAATTAGTTTCATAAATTAAGATGTTTATTTAACTATTGAAGCATAAGCAGGTGGTTAGGTTAATAAAGTAGTGTAACCAAAAATCTTTAATTTAGGCAGTGGTGATAAATTTAGTTTTACTCTTATGATCcatgataaaaaattatataatatataattttcttccaaTAAGAATAAAACAGTTGAATATGGACCAAAAGTTGGTGCTGAAACAAAGTAAACCAAGATAGAATAAAGGTTAACTTTTATACTAAGACAGGCAGAACTAGCATAACTCAGATCAAGCTAGATTTTTTAGATTTCCGTGGaagaataacaaaacaaactaaatatTCAGTTAAATTTAATAATGAAATGAACCTCCCCAAGTTCATGCAAAATGACCAACCATCATAGTATTGTATCAGAACTTCATGACCCGCAGTAGACTGATAGAACCCCTTAGTCTATTTCAGGTCTTCCCAGCTTCTACATAGATTAAG
This window contains:
- the COX8C gene encoding cytochrome c oxidase subunit 8C, mitochondrial; protein product: MPRLPVLCLLPSCHVTLLVLQPGQRLAHSEPPRQHPVSTVEVAIALVVFFTTFLTPSGYVLSNMNQF